A region from the Rhodospirillaceae bacterium genome encodes:
- a CDS encoding sulfite exporter TauE/SafE family protein gives MALDPTLYLPVLIAGAFAAAFVIGAVGFADALILNAVWLHIMEPVAAIPLVVACGFMMHMTPLYKLRKTLDFSRLWPFVVCGVFGVPIGTWALNYMGPDIFRIVVGAFLVAYGIWMLFRPHTSVGEAGGRPVDGLVGLSGGFMGGFAGLSGLLPTLFVGIRGWPKDLQRGTYQPFVIVMHGLGVATFAASGMITQRTLVDFLWCVPAVIIGSWFGVKFYPHLNDNLFKRIIIGLILLSGITLLI, from the coding sequence ATGGCCCTCGACCCGACCCTTTATTTGCCGGTGCTGATCGCGGGAGCCTTTGCCGCGGCGTTTGTCATTGGCGCTGTTGGCTTTGCCGACGCCCTGATCCTCAATGCGGTCTGGTTACATATTATGGAACCGGTGGCGGCCATCCCCCTTGTTGTTGCCTGCGGGTTTATGATGCATATGACGCCGCTTTACAAATTGCGCAAAACTCTGGATTTCTCGAGGCTGTGGCCGTTTGTGGTTTGTGGGGTCTTTGGCGTTCCCATCGGCACCTGGGCTTTAAATTATATGGGGCCGGATATTTTTCGCATCGTCGTCGGTGCATTTCTGGTCGCCTATGGTATCTGGATGCTGTTCCGTCCACATACATCGGTTGGTGAGGCCGGCGGCCGCCCGGTTGATGGCCTTGTCGGTTTAAGTGGCGGTTTCATGGGTGGCTTTGCCGGGTTGTCCGGATTGTTGCCAACCTTGTTTGTCGGCATCAGGGGTTGGCCAAAAGATTTGCAACGCGGAACCTACCAGCCTTTTGTGATTGTCATGCATGGCTTGGGGGTCGCCACGTTCGCCGCCAGCGGCATGATCACCCAACGCACCCTTGTTGATTTTTTGTGGTGTGTACCCGCCGTTATCATCGGTTCCTGGTTTGGCGTGAAATTTTACCCGCATCTGAACGATAACCTGTTTAAACGAATTATCATTGGCTTGATCCTGCTTTCGGGTATTACCTTGTTGATCTAA
- a CDS encoding FAD-dependent oxidoreductase has translation MAHLPLFEPLDLRHKTLRNRIVFGAHTANMATQGLPGERHLGYYLERALGGAAMIVVEPVPVHATGVLTRGNFRHGDDAIIPAFRKITDACKAEGVVMIHQLYHVGQHGDYDLSFQPNWSPSGLPSFHDADGSHKMNEAEIEEIIESFVEAARRAYEAGFDGVELFAAYNALIDQFWLPWNNRRDDRWGGSFENRMRFSTEITSRIRARVGEDFIIGMATASDHKTDIALSNEALQEIAAYHDERALVDYISCGTASYFDFAELMPTFFFGEKLGVPLAESLKQVVKHTRIQAESHIRTPENANYVIAAGQADTVSLVRGQIADPHLANKAREGRDEDVRGCISCNQMCWGRRSRDYWISCLVNPSAGREFEWGGDRFTPADTPRHILVVGGGPAGLECARVAAERGHRVTLLEASGELGGQFRLAGMQPRREQIIELIQWYGRQLEKLQVQIKYHTYVEADEIDGYEADCVVVATGSLPAETGFQRGIPGIDELPGVNKANVWSVEDIMGNAARPGKKVLLVDDTSDWRGGGTALHLALQGHEVIIVTGAAMVGKWIVRTAADGTLREQLKRNGALWMTESALIDWQDEGGTVRNLLDGSEEFIKADALVLATTNVAESKVIDDLGEGDLEVHSIGDCVSPRLAVAAIYEGRALGLNL, from the coding sequence ATGGCGCACCTCCCCTTATTTGAGCCCCTCGACTTACGGCACAAAACTCTGCGCAACCGTATCGTCTTTGGTGCTCATACAGCCAATATGGCAACGCAGGGGCTGCCCGGAGAGCGTCATTTGGGTTATTACCTTGAGCGCGCATTGGGTGGGGCGGCAATGATCGTCGTTGAGCCTGTACCCGTTCATGCCACCGGCGTTTTGACGCGGGGTAATTTTCGCCACGGGGACGATGCGATCATTCCTGCTTTTCGAAAAATTACCGATGCCTGCAAGGCCGAAGGCGTGGTCATGATCCACCAGCTCTATCACGTGGGCCAACACGGTGATTACGATCTTTCCTTTCAACCCAACTGGTCGCCGTCTGGATTGCCATCATTTCATGATGCCGACGGCAGCCACAAAATGAACGAAGCGGAAATTGAAGAAATCATCGAGAGCTTTGTCGAAGCAGCGAGGCGGGCCTATGAAGCCGGGTTTGATGGCGTTGAATTGTTCGCCGCCTACAACGCCCTGATTGATCAGTTCTGGCTGCCATGGAACAATCGTCGTGATGATCGCTGGGGCGGATCGTTTGAGAATCGTATGCGGTTTTCGACCGAAATTACCTCGAGGATTCGAGCCCGGGTTGGGGAAGATTTCATCATCGGTATGGCGACGGCATCCGATCACAAGACAGACATTGCCCTCAGTAACGAAGCCCTGCAGGAAATCGCTGCCTATCATGACGAGCGGGCACTGGTCGATTATATTTCATGCGGCACGGCCAGCTATTTCGATTTTGCCGAATTGATGCCGACATTCTTTTTTGGTGAAAAACTTGGCGTACCTTTGGCTGAATCTCTCAAACAGGTGGTTAAACACACGCGCATTCAGGCCGAAAGCCATATCCGAACCCCGGAGAACGCCAACTATGTTATTGCCGCAGGGCAGGCCGACACGGTCAGTCTTGTGCGTGGACAAATCGCCGACCCGCATCTGGCTAACAAGGCCAGGGAAGGTCGTGATGAAGACGTTCGCGGTTGTATCTCGTGTAATCAGATGTGCTGGGGGCGGCGTTCCCGGGATTACTGGATATCCTGTCTGGTCAATCCATCGGCAGGTCGGGAATTTGAATGGGGCGGAGATCGCTTTACACCTGCAGATACCCCGCGCCACATTCTGGTTGTTGGCGGTGGCCCTGCCGGTCTTGAGTGCGCACGCGTGGCGGCAGAACGCGGGCACCGGGTGACCTTGCTTGAGGCATCGGGGGAACTGGGTGGTCAGTTCCGTCTGGCCGGAATGCAGCCGCGCCGCGAACAGATTATCGAATTGATTCAGTGGTATGGACGCCAACTGGAGAAACTTCAGGTGCAGATCAAATACCATACCTATGTGGAGGCAGACGAGATCGATGGCTACGAGGCCGATTGTGTGGTTGTCGCGACGGGTTCATTGCCAGCAGAAACCGGTTTTCAGCGCGGTATTCCGGGTATTGATGAGCTGCCGGGTGTCAACAAAGCCAATGTCTGGTCAGTGGAAGACATCATGGGAAATGCTGCAAGACCCGGCAAAAAGGTCCTGCTCGTTGATGACACCAGCGACTGGCGCGGTGGCGGTACGGCATTGCATCTGGCTTTGCAGGGACACGAGGTGATCATCGTCACCGGCGCTGCTATGGTCGGAAAATGGATTGTGCGAACGGCGGCAGACGGAACATTGCGCGAGCAATTGAAGAGGAATGGCGCTTTGTGGATGACCGAGTCGGCCCTGATTGACTGGCAAGACGAAGGCGGCACCGTTCGAAATCTGCTCGATGGTTCGGAAGAATTCATCAAAGCAGATGCACTGGTTCTGGCTACCACCAATGTCGCTGAAAGCAAAGTTATTGACGACCTTGGTGAAGGTGATTTAGAGGTTCATTCCATTGGCGACTGCGTGTCACCAAGGCTGGCCGTCGCGGCCATCTATGAAGGCCGTGCCCTGGGATTGAATTTATAA
- a CDS encoding proline racemase, producing MRWKKTVQLVDVHCEGEVGKVVTSGIIDIPGDTMAAKLAYLNAPGPGTELRKFLIFEPRGCVQASVNILTPPTHPDADAGFIVLQPDQAHAMSGSNSICVVTALLETGTIEMVEPETIITLDTAAGLVRATARCQDGRAQQVSLNMVPSFVESLDQVIGTEEWGEVSVDLAFGGVFYAIVDVQQLGLTITPDNARELVEAGMILKAACNRDYPVVHPTTPEINGIAYVMFRDRGQPDFVRTCTTMSPGRVDRSPCGTGSSANLATQFARGEVTVGDQTKTISIIGSEFEVSLLGTDTLGEKVVVLPRVTGRAWIYGFQQIGLDPTDPFPEGFSLSDTWGPALAELED from the coding sequence TTGCGCTGGAAGAAAACCGTACAGCTTGTTGATGTTCATTGCGAAGGCGAGGTCGGCAAGGTCGTAACGTCCGGGATTATCGATATTCCCGGCGACACCATGGCGGCCAAGTTGGCCTATCTGAATGCACCGGGGCCGGGTACGGAACTTCGCAAGTTTCTGATTTTTGAACCCCGCGGTTGCGTTCAGGCATCGGTCAACATTCTGACTCCACCGACACATCCGGACGCCGATGCCGGGTTTATCGTCCTGCAACCCGATCAGGCCCATGCTATGTCCGGCAGTAATTCCATCTGTGTGGTTACGGCCCTTTTGGAAACCGGCACCATTGAGATGGTAGAACCTGAAACCATCATCACTCTGGATACGGCCGCAGGGCTGGTTCGGGCAACGGCTCGTTGCCAGGATGGCCGCGCTCAGCAGGTCTCGCTCAATATGGTGCCGTCATTTGTGGAAAGTCTTGATCAGGTCATCGGCACCGAAGAATGGGGCGAGGTCAGTGTTGATCTGGCTTTTGGCGGTGTCTTCTACGCCATCGTCGATGTCCAGCAGTTGGGCCTGACCATCACCCCTGACAATGCACGAGAGCTGGTTGAAGCCGGGATGATATTGAAAGCCGCCTGCAACCGGGATTATCCTGTGGTCCATCCAACGACACCTGAAATCAATGGCATCGCCTACGTTATGTTTCGTGATCGCGGTCAGCCGGATTTCGTCCGTACCTGTACGACCATGTCCCCGGGTCGCGTCGATCGCTCGCCCTGCGGGACGGGCAGTTCGGCAAATCTGGCGACCCAGTTCGCGCGCGGCGAGGTCACGGTGGGCGATCAAACAAAGACAATCTCGATTATCGGCAGTGAATTTGAGGTCAGCCTTCTTGGCACCGACACGCTGGGCGAGAAGGTTGTTGTTCTTCCCCGGGTTACCGGACGGGCATGGATATACGGATTTCAGCAGATAGGGCTTGATCCGACGGACCCGTTCCCCGAAGGTTTCTCCCTGTCCGACACTTGGGGACCGGCACTTGCGGAACTAGAGGATTAA
- a CDS encoding dihydrodipicolinate synthase family protein, whose translation MKFEGIIPPVITPLHDDHSIDEDGFATVIEYMLDKGVYGIIVGGTTGEFYALSPEERVRQFQFASDVISGRAQFICGVNDISTAVACGYAEAARDAGADGLLVAAPYYSLPTEQENAAHCLAIDKTTGLPIMLYNYPGRTGVSMGEDYLDLVSKSPNIKAIKEASGDINRLHLLANHYPGIELSCGAEDQALEFFVWGATSWVTPMGNFFAEEVVALYDACVKQHDFVKARRIMAALPELTSVLEGGGQLIQCTKFACQLFDLPAGTVRPPLKPLPESDVDNLRVVLMSARSDIQALLAEA comes from the coding sequence ATGAAATTCGAGGGCATTATACCACCGGTGATCACGCCGCTTCATGACGATCACTCCATTGATGAAGACGGCTTTGCCACGGTCATCGAATACATGCTCGACAAGGGTGTGTATGGCATTATCGTTGGTGGCACCACCGGTGAGTTTTATGCACTGTCGCCCGAAGAGCGGGTTCGCCAGTTCCAGTTTGCCAGTGACGTTATCAGCGGGCGGGCGCAGTTTATTTGCGGGGTCAATGACATTAGTACCGCGGTCGCTTGTGGTTATGCAGAAGCTGCCCGTGACGCAGGCGCCGACGGCCTGCTTGTTGCCGCACCCTATTATTCGTTACCCACGGAACAGGAAAACGCCGCCCATTGTCTGGCCATCGACAAGACAACAGGCCTGCCGATCATGCTTTATAATTATCCGGGCCGCACCGGGGTCAGCATGGGCGAGGACTATCTTGATCTTGTTTCAAAAAGTCCCAACATCAAGGCGATCAAGGAAGCCAGTGGCGATATCAATCGCCTTCATTTGCTGGCCAATCATTATCCCGGTATTGAGCTGAGCTGTGGGGCCGAAGATCAGGCTCTGGAATTCTTCGTCTGGGGGGCGACCAGTTGGGTCACGCCCATGGGCAACTTCTTCGCCGAAGAAGTCGTTGCCTTGTATGACGCTTGCGTGAAGCAGCATGATTTTGTCAAGGCCCGGCGGATCATGGCGGCACTGCCGGAATTAACCAGCGTTCTTGAAGGCGGCGGGCAGCTTATTCAATGCACCAAGTTCGCTTGTCAACTCTTTGACCTTCCCGCAGGCACGGTGCGGCCGCCGCTTAAACCCCTGCCGGAGTCCGATGTGGATAATCTGCGCGTCGTTCTAATGTCTGCCAGGTCAGACATTCAGGCCCTTCTTGCCGAGGCATAA
- a CDS encoding 3-keto-5-aminohexanoate cleavage protein, producing MNWEVFLTCAVTGAGDTADKSEHVPVTPQEIADSAIDAAKAGAAIVHIHVRDPETGKGARDPELFKETVDRIRSADVDAVINLTAGMGGDLVLGGAETPLPLNDAGTDMAGATERLTHVANLLPDICTLDCGSMNFAAGGDYVMTNTPDTLRAMAAQVKAMGVRPELEVFDFGHIVMVKDLIKEGLIDDPVMIQLCMGIPYGAPDDPNTFMAMVNALPEKAVFSAFSIGRMQIPFVAMATLAGGNVRVGLEDNIYLSKGVKTSNAGLVERATTLLENMNVKVIGPDEVRQKLEITKRTQ from the coding sequence ATGAACTGGGAAGTATTTTTGACCTGCGCCGTCACCGGTGCCGGTGACACCGCCGATAAAAGTGAACATGTGCCGGTGACCCCGCAGGAAATTGCGGACTCGGCCATTGACGCGGCCAAGGCCGGTGCCGCCATCGTTCATATCCATGTTCGTGATCCGGAAACCGGAAAGGGCGCGCGCGACCCTGAACTGTTTAAGGAAACCGTTGATCGTATTCGTTCCGCCGATGTTGATGCGGTGATCAACCTGACGGCGGGGATGGGCGGCGATCTTGTGCTTGGCGGTGCTGAAACACCTTTGCCGCTCAATGATGCGGGCACTGATATGGCCGGGGCCACCGAACGCCTTACTCATGTCGCCAACCTGCTGCCCGATATCTGTACGCTCGATTGTGGTTCCATGAATTTTGCCGCCGGTGGCGATTATGTGATGACCAACACACCCGACACCTTGCGTGCCATGGCCGCACAGGTGAAAGCCATGGGGGTGCGACCGGAACTGGAAGTTTTCGATTTTGGTCACATCGTCATGGTCAAGGATTTGATCAAGGAAGGCCTGATTGATGATCCGGTGATGATCCAGCTCTGCATGGGCATTCCCTACGGCGCGCCCGATGATCCAAATACGTTTATGGCGATGGTCAATGCCTTGCCGGAAAAGGCTGTCTTTTCGGCGTTTTCAATTGGTCGTATGCAAATCCCCTTTGTCGCCATGGCAACCCTTGCTGGCGGCAACGTGCGAGTCGGACTGGAAGACAATATCTACCTGTCCAAGGGGGTTAAGACATCTAACGCTGGCTTGGTCGAGCGCGCTACGACGCTTCTTGAAAACATGAACGTCAAGGTTATTGGCCCGGATGAAGTGCGCCAGAAACTTGAAATAACGAAGCGCACACAATGA
- a CDS encoding pirin family protein, translating to MSQRTVTNVLKSQLTSDGAGVTLRRSIGSQMLEELDPFLLLDNFGTENPDDYIAGFPDHPHRGFETVTYMIKGLMRHRDNTGAEGLLKPGGVQWMTAGRGIIHSEMPEQSEGEMSGFQLWVNLPASRKMCKPRYQDIDPEDVPTVNREDGTQIRIIAGVVDGVEGPVNGIDIEPLYVDVSLPGGGVYQQDVPAAHTSFIYVFDGMVDVAGEPVTSDHLAILSEGDHVSVNSSMGGRFILLAGRPFGEPIARYGPFVMNTKDEIRQAIDDFQNGRF from the coding sequence ATGAGCCAACGCACTGTTACCAACGTTCTTAAGTCCCAGCTGACATCCGACGGAGCAGGAGTTACCCTCAGGCGGTCAATCGGATCCCAAATGCTTGAAGAACTCGACCCGTTTCTTCTTCTCGATAATTTTGGCACTGAAAACCCTGACGATTACATCGCCGGTTTCCCCGATCATCCTCATCGCGGTTTCGAGACCGTCACTTATATGATCAAGGGGCTGATGCGTCATCGTGATAATACGGGCGCGGAGGGTTTGCTTAAGCCCGGCGGTGTTCAATGGATGACCGCAGGGCGCGGCATCATTCATTCTGAAATGCCCGAACAGAGCGAAGGGGAGATGAGTGGCTTCCAGTTGTGGGTTAATCTTCCGGCGTCGAGAAAAATGTGTAAACCGCGTTATCAGGATATCGATCCTGAAGATGTGCCCACCGTTAACAGGGAAGACGGTACGCAAATTCGTATCATTGCGGGGGTCGTGGACGGGGTCGAAGGGCCTGTCAACGGCATCGATATTGAACCCCTGTACGTGGATGTTTCCTTACCCGGTGGGGGTGTCTATCAACAGGACGTGCCTGCTGCTCATACGTCTTTTATCTATGTCTTTGATGGCATGGTGGACGTCGCGGGAGAGCCTGTGACGTCGGACCATTTGGCGATATTAAGTGAAGGAGACCATGTCAGCGTCAACAGTTCCATGGGTGGGCGGTTTATTCTTTTGGCTGGCCGCCCGTTTGGTGAACCGATTGCCCGATATGGACCTTTCGTCATGAACACCAAAGATGAAATCCGCCAGGCCATTGATGATTTCCAGAATGGCCGGTTTTAA
- a CDS encoding GlxA family transcriptional regulator encodes MPTRLRFDTFFDNMIPLSTNNLTEHLGFLLLPKFSSLCLANALEPLRATNLIAGRPLYRWSLYSPDGEDVVSSSGITTGPIKPLNEARDVDALFVVSSYDYRRQISKPLLRDLVSLSRHIPTLGGLDTGSFVLAEAGLLDGYHATIHWQELAIFEEAFHDVSPVSDRFVIDRNRITAGGATTTLDLMLHLIRASNGEALRLEVAALFIYDGTHVAEEPQRPPPPIDSLPFPADMGPVIALMETNIEAPLKIGEIARRLGLSQKKLERRVRRILNTTPVAYYQHIRLSAARSMALETVMPISEIAVRTGFSSASALTRAFARHFSITPSDLRRRALL; translated from the coding sequence TTGCCCACGCGCCTGCGCTTTGATACATTTTTCGACAATATGATACCTTTATCGACAAATAATCTGACTGAACATCTTGGTTTTCTGCTTTTGCCGAAATTCAGCAGCCTGTGTCTGGCCAATGCCCTGGAACCGCTCAGGGCCACCAATCTTATTGCCGGGCGTCCGCTTTACCGATGGAGCCTGTATTCCCCTGACGGCGAAGACGTGGTCAGTTCCAGCGGAATCACGACCGGGCCGATCAAACCCCTGAATGAAGCCCGCGATGTAGACGCTCTTTTTGTGGTTTCCAGTTACGACTACAGACGTCAGATATCCAAGCCACTACTCAGAGATCTGGTCAGCCTGTCCCGGCACATCCCCACTCTTGGTGGCCTTGATACGGGAAGTTTCGTCCTTGCCGAGGCGGGTTTGCTTGATGGTTACCACGCCACCATTCACTGGCAAGAATTGGCAATTTTTGAAGAAGCCTTTCATGATGTTAGCCCTGTCAGCGATCGTTTTGTCATTGACCGCAATCGAATCACCGCTGGTGGAGCAACAACAACCCTTGATCTGATGCTTCATCTCATTCGCGCAAGCAACGGCGAAGCCCTGCGGTTGGAGGTAGCGGCCTTATTTATTTACGATGGAACCCACGTCGCCGAAGAACCGCAACGCCCGCCGCCACCCATAGACAGTTTGCCTTTTCCCGCCGACATGGGGCCGGTTATCGCACTCATGGAAACCAATATCGAAGCGCCCCTGAAGATCGGTGAAATTGCCCGCCGTCTTGGCCTGTCACAAAAGAAACTTGAACGCCGGGTCAGGCGTATCCTCAACACAACACCGGTCGCCTATTATCAACACATTCGCCTGTCGGCAGCACGGTCCATGGCTTTGGAAACCGTTATGCCCATTTCTGAAATAGCCGTGCGAACAGGGTTTTCCTCAGCCAGCGCCCTGACTCGCGCCTTTGCCCGGCATTTTTCCATCACCCCAAGTGATTTAAGGCGACGAGCCCTGCTATAG
- a CDS encoding 5-guanidino-2-oxopentanoate decarboxylase, translated as MTQKQTCGEALVRLLERRGVDTVFGIPGVHTLDLYRGLSNSPIQHVLVRHEQGAGFMADGYARISGRPGVCFVITGPGVTNIATAMGQAYSDSVPMLVISTVRKTADLDDNFGRLHEIVDQRSVTEQLCAFSATAMSPEEVPGLIDKAFTVFESARPRPVHIEIPLDVVAMEVDEDWQPGPRASKPTLDPAGLSSAAAMLAEAKMPVIIAGGGARGSDGGGADDLARLAELLGAPVITTVAGKGLLAHDHSLHLPGMLAHEETQNLLAEADVVLAVGTELAETDSWVDRLSLPDALVRVDIDPEQVNAQYVPTIGLIGDGATALGALADSLSDKKANDVRGMEERVRGMRKVAADNETELRQTHRRVLLAVHGALPDTATVFTDMTQIAYSGNEIFPAARPKSWFHPRGFGTLGIAMPSAIGAKLASPETPVVALAGDGGFQFTLQELAVAVELDLNLTIIMWNNSAFGQIRDDMVARGIKKTGVELHNPDFEKLADAYGVHYLRPGGLDDLAADVRQAQDGSGVWLIDVRQSVFSEN; from the coding sequence ATGACACAAAAACAAACATGCGGTGAGGCACTGGTCAGATTGTTGGAGCGCCGCGGCGTTGATACTGTGTTTGGCATTCCCGGTGTTCATACGCTGGATCTCTACCGCGGCCTGTCGAACAGTCCCATCCAACATGTGTTGGTGCGTCACGAGCAGGGTGCCGGTTTCATGGCCGACGGATACGCCCGTATCAGTGGGCGTCCGGGCGTCTGCTTCGTTATTACCGGACCCGGCGTCACCAATATCGCCACGGCCATGGGTCAGGCGTATTCGGATTCCGTGCCCATGCTGGTTATATCGACAGTGCGTAAAACCGCCGATTTGGATGATAACTTTGGCCGCTTGCATGAAATAGTCGACCAGCGCAGCGTCACCGAACAGCTATGCGCTTTTTCGGCAACCGCTATGTCGCCCGAAGAAGTGCCGGGTTTGATTGATAAGGCGTTCACCGTCTTTGAAAGCGCTCGTCCACGTCCCGTACATATAGAGATACCGCTTGATGTGGTGGCCATGGAAGTTGATGAGGATTGGCAGCCCGGGCCACGGGCATCCAAACCGACCCTTGATCCGGCGGGATTGTCCAGCGCCGCTGCCATGCTTGCCGAGGCCAAAATGCCTGTCATTATCGCCGGTGGTGGCGCTCGGGGTTCCGATGGGGGTGGGGCAGATGATTTGGCCCGACTGGCCGAACTCCTTGGAGCGCCGGTTATCACCACGGTCGCCGGGAAGGGCCTTTTGGCACATGACCATTCTCTTCACTTGCCGGGCATGTTAGCCCACGAGGAGACCCAGAATCTTCTGGCCGAGGCCGATGTCGTGCTCGCTGTCGGCACTGAGTTAGCCGAAACGGACAGTTGGGTTGATCGTCTTTCTTTGCCGGATGCACTGGTGCGTGTCGATATCGACCCTGAACAAGTCAACGCCCAGTACGTTCCCACCATTGGCCTGATCGGTGACGGGGCTACGGCGCTTGGCGCATTGGCGGACTCGTTGTCGGACAAGAAGGCGAATGATGTCAGGGGCATGGAAGAGCGGGTCCGTGGTATGCGCAAAGTCGCCGCTGATAATGAAACAGAGCTTCGGCAAACCCATCGGCGGGTTTTGCTGGCTGTGCATGGGGCGCTGCCCGATACGGCGACGGTCTTTACGGACATGACCCAGATTGCCTACTCGGGCAATGAAATTTTCCCCGCGGCGCGGCCCAAGTCATGGTTTCATCCGCGTGGTTTTGGCACCCTGGGTATCGCCATGCCATCGGCAATTGGCGCCAAACTGGCGTCCCCGGAAACACCGGTGGTGGCCCTTGCCGGGGACGGCGGTTTCCAATTTACCCTTCAGGAACTGGCTGTCGCCGTTGAGCTTGATCTCAACCTAACAATCATCATGTGGAACAACTCGGCCTTTGGCCAAATCCGTGATGATATGGTAGCCAGAGGCATTAAGAAGACCGGCGTCGAGTTACACAATCCTGATTTTGAAAAGCTTGCCGATGCTTACGGCGTACACTATCTGCGCCCCGGTGGGCTGGATGATCTGGCTGCTGACGTGCGGCAAGCGCAGGATGGATCCGGGGTTTGGCTTATTGATGTCAGGCAGTCTGTGTTTTCTGAAAATTGA
- a CDS encoding thioesterase → MSSYAGGLQLHSEPVQDIWLDAYGHLNEAYYLVPFSNATWALQEHFDIGVPYFERTGAALYTVETHVRYLQEVRAPAVMEIESLVLGLDAKRLRIAHVMHVDGVQRATFECLGLHFDTRAGKTAAMSDEAQASLRQACVAELPDWAGRSVANL, encoded by the coding sequence ATGAGTTCTTATGCCGGTGGTTTACAGCTGCACTCAGAACCCGTGCAGGATATCTGGCTTGATGCTTACGGGCATTTAAACGAAGCCTATTATCTTGTTCCTTTCAGCAATGCCACATGGGCGCTTCAGGAGCATTTCGATATTGGCGTTCCTTATTTTGAGCGCACGGGGGCTGCTCTCTACACCGTCGAAACGCATGTCCGGTATTTACAGGAAGTTCGCGCCCCGGCGGTTATGGAAATTGAATCACTTGTTCTTGGCCTTGACGCCAAGCGCCTTCGTATTGCCCATGTGATGCATGTGGATGGGGTGCAACGGGCGACTTTTGAATGCTTAGGCCTGCATTTTGATACCCGCGCCGGAAAAACAGCAGCGATGTCTGATGAGGCCCAGGCGTCGCTTAGGCAAGCGTGTGTTGCGGAACTTCCCGATTGGGCCGGTCGCAGCGTCGCAAATCTATAG
- a CDS encoding L-carnitine dehydrogenase: MNKIKTVGLLGGGVIGAGWAARCLLNGLDVVVFDPDSENEKKTTEVLENARRAYQKISPSSLPGEGTIRFAGSIGEVGGAADFVQESLPEREDLKISVLAELCQVLDPQVIIGSSTSGLLPSRIQAGIKGPERFVVGHPFNPVYLMPLVEICGGDLTSPETKERAMEFYTSIGMRPLHVRKEIDGFIADRLMEALWREALWMINDDVATAEEIDDAMRFGPGLRWAFMGTFMTYRVAGGTGGMRHFMEQFGPTLKLPWTKLMDVPDLTDDLIDKIARQSDEQAGDTSIRELERLRDDCLVSVMQGLESQNYGAGEVLGQYKARLQKGDW; the protein is encoded by the coding sequence ATGAACAAAATTAAAACGGTTGGATTGCTAGGCGGCGGGGTTATCGGCGCTGGTTGGGCGGCTCGCTGCCTGCTTAACGGGCTGGATGTGGTTGTCTTCGATCCCGATTCGGAGAATGAGAAGAAAACCACCGAGGTTCTGGAAAACGCCCGCCGCGCATATCAGAAAATTTCTCCTTCTTCACTGCCCGGCGAAGGTACGATTCGCTTTGCTGGCAGTATTGGTGAAGTCGGTGGGGCCGCAGATTTTGTTCAGGAAAGTTTGCCCGAGCGCGAGGATTTGAAAATTTCCGTTCTGGCAGAGCTCTGTCAGGTGCTTGATCCGCAAGTGATCATTGGCTCTTCAACGTCAGGCTTGCTTCCCTCTCGTATTCAGGCGGGCATCAAGGGCCCTGAAAGATTTGTCGTCGGTCATCCGTTCAACCCGGTTTATCTGATGCCGCTTGTCGAGATTTGCGGCGGCGATTTGACATCACCGGAAACCAAAGAGCGGGCAATGGAATTTTACACCTCCATTGGTATGCGGCCCTTGCATGTTCGCAAGGAAATTGATGGCTTCATCGCCGACCGCCTGATGGAAGCCTTGTGGCGAGAAGCCCTGTGGATGATCAACGACGATGTCGCCACGGCCGAAGAAATAGACGATGCCATGCGCTTCGGTCCCGGTCTGCGGTGGGCATTTATGGGAACCTTCATGACCTACCGGGTTGCCGGTGGAACCGGCGGAATGCGACATTTTATGGAGCAATTCGGCCCAACTCTTAAGTTGCCGTGGACCAAGCTGATGGATGTCCCGGACTTGACCGACGACTTGATCGACAAGATTGCCAGGCAGTCCGACGAACAGGCGGGTGACACATCCATTCGCGAACTGGAACGTCTGCGCGATGATTGTCTGGTTTCGGTCATGCAGGGACTTGAAAGCCAAAATTACGGGGCGGGTGAAGTGCTGGGACAGTACAAAGCGCGTCTTCAAAAAGGGGACTGGTGA